The Gammaproteobacteria bacterium genome includes the window GTTCCGATTTTTTAAGTTATCTGCTATTTGAGCGGGAGTATTGCCAGGCGCTCATTGAGCTGGGCTACCACGATGCCATGGCGCAGCGTGAAAATATTGTCAGTTTTCTGAATGATAAGGAGTATCAGACCCCCGTGGAAGAGGCTGAGGGTACTGATTTTTAAGAGAGTACTGCACTCGGTGTATAGGCTAACGCGGCACAATAGATCACTTTGCAGAGCAGGTGCAACGCCTGGTCTTGATGAAAGCTCAGCTTTCCTTCGCACTTTAGAAAATCGATAATGGTATGCAGTAAGGTTTCAATGAAACCCAATAACAAACTCTCGGTTACCAGTAAAACAATTCCGCCGTGAATCAATGTATGCGCCCCCAGCCAGTATTGCCAAGGTGGGAAGTGTTTGCCTTTGCGCTTATGGATCGCGCCATGGCGGCTTTTAGCTGCCGCCATCACATCACCCTGCAAAACAAAGTCTGCCAGGGCATGGCCTGCAATCAGTAAAAAAAACAGTGTAAGGAATTCCGTCATGGCAGTGCTTGTTCGTCAGTGTTGTCGCTTAAAGTCTTAATGGTTAGCGGAGGCTGTTACACAACTTTAGCATGACCGGGGCATTTATCGGTTTTACAGATTAAAAATAGAGTCAGGGGTCTCATTTTCGCCTATTTGTCGATTTTTTTTACAGTTGACGGCGGTGTATGATTTACCTGTTATTTAAGTCATTAAAAACAAATAGTTATGAGTTTTTGTTTTGTGGTATGTATTTTGCTTGCTTTATGGTCGTATTTATATTTTTTTGAACCATGTTTAAGTAAAAAACAATAAATGGAGAGTTTTCATATGAAAAATGGTATTTGGGCTGCGCCCTTTCAGAAAAATGCACTATCAGCAGCGGTCTGCCTCGGGTTGATTGCGGCGGCATCCAATGCGCAGGCGACTATTCTTACCGCAGGTGCAACGGTTGATCTTGATATAGCAACCACGGTGAGTACCACCGGTACCGATCCGGTACATGTTAATGTCTCTGAATATTTATATGATGCTAACGGTGGCGGCTATGCTTCTGGCTGGGGTAATGACAGTGGCAGTATGTTCTCCAGTGCCAGTGGTAATGGATTCTTTTCTGCCGAGGGTCATATTCAGCAGAGTGTGGAGTTCACCAACAACAGCGGTGTAGCACAGAGCTACTCTTTCGATTTCACCATCAATAATGGCGCCTTGAGTGCTTATGCATATGATACGTTGGTTGGCGGTGAGTATGTGCAGGCGGGTAATACCGTTGCGATTCAATTAAACGGCGTGGATATTTATACCAGTAATGCAACCTTGCTAACGGATGCGAGTGGCTCCGACCTGACAACAAGCGGTGCGGTGCTGGGTAGTTATACTGCTGGGTCTAGTTCGTATAGCTGGGGAACCTACACCGGTACGCTTGATCTGGGGATTTTTAACCCGGGTGAGAGCTTTTTGCTTGAATACGATATATTCACCTTTGCCGAGAGTAATGTTGCTGGGTTGATTGCTACTGACTGCGGTTTTGATGGTCCCGAACAGGACTGGTGGGCAGAGGAGTGTGGTAGTTGGTTTGTAACCTCTGGCGGTTCACGTTTCGGTGATCCCAACGGTATCAATGGCATGCCGATCACAAACAATACTGTAACCGGCAACCCGCCGGCATCGGTTCCTGAGCCAGGTTTGCTGTTCTTGTTGGGCGGCGGTGTTGCGGGCCTTGCTTTTGCAAGAAGAAACCGCGCGCGTAAGGGCTAGTTTTTACCGCTGCTTTGGCATGTTGGCCTCTTTAAATAGAGGTGGCTGGTAGCGGGATTTAAAAGTCTGAAAATAAAAAAGGCACTTAGCGGTGCCTTTTTTATTGGCTGAGCAGCCCGCTGTGGGTAGATAAATTTACCTTTAAGGGTATCAATTTGTCGATATTTTTTACGATTGATTTGATGGCGTTAATTACATTATTTTTTTTGATATAAAAAACAAATGCTTGTGCTGTCTGTTTTTAATGGCCTATATCTTGCTTTGTTATTCAATAAGCATTTGTGGTTAAAGAGCGATATTTAAGGAGTTACTGTATGAAGAGTTCAATCTGGGCTGCGCCCTTTCAGAAAAATGCACTATCAGCGGCTGTCTGCCTTGGATTGATTGCGATGGTACCTGCTGCACAGGCAACCATTTTGACCGCCAGCGCTACCGTTGAATTGCAATCATCTGCTCCGCTAACGGATATGGCAACAGGCCCCTCATCAGTGAGTGTCTATAGCAACGGTGCTGATAGCACAGGCTACGCTTATGGTGCGGCTTGGGGCAATGACAGTGGTGATATGTTTTCCCGTGCCAGTGGTAATGGGTTCTTTTCTGCTGAGAGTCATATTCAGCAGGCAGTGGAATTTACTAATGACAGCGGTACTGCACAGAGCTACTCTTTCGACTTCACCATTAACAGTGGCAGTTTGTGGGCACAAAATTATGCCACTTTTGGCGCTGGTGAGTACGTGCAGGCGGGTAATGCGGTTGCGATTAAGTTAAACGGTGTAAATGTTTTTACCAGTGATGCAACACTATTGAATAGCGAGGGTGGCATCAATCTCTCTACGAACGGTGTGGCACTGGGTAGTTACGTCGCCGGTTCAAATAACTATGGCTGGGGGACTTACACCGGTACGCTGGATCTGGGAATCTTTAATGCGGGTGATACCTTTCTGCTTGAATATGATATTTTCACTTTTACAGACAGTAACGTAGCGACGCTATCCAATTGTGAGGATGGCTATGGCGGATGGGGTGAGGAGATTGGCGGAGATAATGAAATATCATGTTGGTTCAACTCTGATGGCTCTTCACGCTTTGGTGATCCCAATGGCATCAATGGTATGCCGATCACAAGCCATACTGTAACCGGCACCCCGGCATCGGTTCCTGAGCCAGGTTTGCTGTTTCTGCTGGGTGGTGGCGTTGCAGGACTTGCGTTTGCTCGTAGAAATAGAGCACGTAAGGGGTAATTTTTTCGCGGCACCGGTATGTTGACTATATAATAAAAAAGGCACCATCTGGTGCCTTTTTTATTGGCTGAGCAGTGCTTCGCAGGCGAAGACTATTTCATCCAGTTGTTGTTGCGGATCAAACCCTTTGTAGTGCTCTGCAAATTGTTCTGCCTGCTTTTGGCAGGCCTCATCGTTGAGAGTGGATCTGATCTGCTCAGCGAAATCGGGCTGTTTAGCTCCTCTGGGGTCGATAGAGTGGGCTAGTTTGAAATGGCTTAATTTGCCGGCTAACAGCAGTTGTTCTAGCTGGGTAGGCAGTAGTAGCAGTGGTATGCCCATCAATAAACAGGCGGCTACCGTTCCATGTCCCGCATGAGATATGACCAGATCAGCTTTTCCGGCAAGGCTTTTTATGCGAACGGGCTCTGCTGAAAATTGAATATTGTTGGCGCTGTAGTGATCGGTAACGGCACCCTCCACCCCTGAGCAGTGAACAATAAAATTTGCATCGACACGGCTTAAGCTTGATAGCAGCGTATCCAGCAGTTTGTAGCGGTTATTGATGTAAACAAATATATTTTTTCGGCCATTTTGTGGCCAATCGGCTTCCACTCCACGGCTATCGGTAAAGCGGGGGCCCCAGTAAGCATCCATACTGCGCTGTTCATAGTGATCAAGTTCTGGCAGTGTGCATAAAAAACTCTCCTCCACATCAAACAGCTGGTGCAAATAATCCAGTTCCGTCGTATCAAAGTGGCGCAATACGTCATTTATGATATCTAATACGCTCTTTTCCAGGTGGAGCAAAAAATCTGGCTGGGTGTTGAGCCAGGGTGTGATTGGTGGGAGTGGATAAATTGGGGGAGGTGAAGAGAAACCGGTGCCTGAAAGTGCGA containing:
- a CDS encoding DUF3307 domain-containing protein, with product MTEFLTLFFLLIAGHALADFVLQGDVMAAAKSRHGAIHKRKGKHFPPWQYWLGAHTLIHGGIVLLVTESLLLGFIETLLHTIIDFLKCEGKLSFHQDQALHLLCKVIYCAALAYTPSAVLS
- a CDS encoding PEP-CTERM sorting domain-containing protein, with translation MKSSIWAAPFQKNALSAAVCLGLIAMVPAAQATILTASATVELQSSAPLTDMATGPSSVSVYSNGADSTGYAYGAAWGNDSGDMFSRASGNGFFSAESHIQQAVEFTNDSGTAQSYSFDFTINSGSLWAQNYATFGAGEYVQAGNAVAIKLNGVNVFTSDATLLNSEGGINLSTNGVALGSYVAGSNNYGWGTYTGTLDLGIFNAGDTFLLEYDIFTFTDSNVATLSNCEDGYGGWGEEIGGDNEISCWFNSDGSSRFGDPNGINGMPITSHTVTGTPASVPEPGLLFLLGGGVAGLAFARRNRARKG
- a CDS encoding PEP-CTERM sorting domain-containing protein — encoded protein: MKNGIWAAPFQKNALSAAVCLGLIAAASNAQATILTAGATVDLDIATTVSTTGTDPVHVNVSEYLYDANGGGYASGWGNDSGSMFSSASGNGFFSAEGHIQQSVEFTNNSGVAQSYSFDFTINNGALSAYAYDTLVGGEYVQAGNTVAIQLNGVDIYTSNATLLTDASGSDLTTSGAVLGSYTAGSSSYSWGTYTGTLDLGIFNPGESFLLEYDIFTFAESNVAGLIATDCGFDGPEQDWWAEECGSWFVTSGGSRFGDPNGINGMPITNNTVTGNPPASVPEPGLLFLLGGGVAGLAFARRNRARKG